The sequence ATGGAAGCCAACGTCAACGGACCGGCGCTTGGCTACCTGAAAGCCGGCGCTCGCCGAAACCGTGCGGGCGAGTACGGCGTCTTTGGTCCCGCCGAGTTGATGCCCGGCTTCTGAACCGCTCGGGCGTCCCGTCCGCTCCGCCGACGCAGCCACAGCAGTGCCCGAGCCGTCCTCCCGGATGGTATCGCGGGGAACGGCCGCTCCGAACGGAACCGTGAGAGTGAAACCATGGCAATGTCACCCTTTACCCGAATGGAAGATCGCGGGTTCGACCTCGAGGACCGGCTCCGATCGCTCGAGGACACCGATCTGAAACGATCGCTTTCGCCCGTCGACCGAGTCGCCGAGCGTGGCTACTTCGCCCCGCCGTCGGGCGGCGAGCTACCGGTCCTCGACTCGACCGAGGCGCTGGTTTTCGCCTCGAACAATTACTTGGGGCTGACCGACGACCAGCGCGTCGAGAACGCCGCCCGGCAGGCCGCCGCGACCGTCGGCACGGGCGCCGGCGCGAGCCGGCTCGTGACCGGCGATACGATGGTCCACCGGGACTTAGAGCGCCAGCTCGCCGAGACGAAAGACGCTGAGCGCGCGCTCGTCTTCTCCTCGGGGTACGCCGCCAACGTCGGGACGATCGCGGCCTTAGCGCCGGACGTGATCTTCTCCGACGAGCTCAATCACGCGAGCATCATCGACGGCTGTCGACTCGCCGACGCCGAGACGGTCGTCTACGACCACTGCGACGCCGCGGACCTGCGGTCGAAACTCGAGGACCGGGCCGACCGCGCCGGCTCGAGCGAGGAGTCCTGGCTGGTCGTCACCGACTCCGTGTTCAGCATGGACGGCACCGTCGCGCCCCTCGAGGCGATTTGCGACGCCGCCGAGGCCCACGGCGCGTGGGTGATGGTCGACGAGGCCCACGCGACCGGGCTCTACGTCGACGGCGGCGGCGTCGTCCAGGCCGAGGGCATCGCGGACCGCGTCCACATCCAGCTGGGAACGCTCTCGAAGGCGCTGGCGAGTCAGGGCGGCTACGTCGCGGGCAGCGAGGACCTAATCGAGTGTCTCGTCAACGACGCCCGCTCGTTCGTCTTCTCGACCGGCCTCGCCCCGCCCGCCGCCGCCGCCGCCAGCGAGGCGCTGCACGTCGCCCGTCACAGCGACGTCCGCGAGCGTCTCTGGGAGAACGTCTCGCACCTCCGAGACGGCCTCGAGTCGATGGGTCTGGAGGTGCTCGGCGACTCGCAGATCCTCCCGGTCATCGTCGGCGATCGAACCGACGCGCTCGCGCTCGCGGAGGGCGTGCGAGAACGAAACGTCGTCGCGCCCGCGATCAGGCCCCCCACGGTTCCCGAGGGAACCAGTCGCATCCGGGTCGTTCCGATGGCGACCCACGATCGCGACGACATCGTCGCCTGCCTTGAGGCGTTCCGGGCGACCGGGGACGAACTCGGACTCCTATGACCGACCCCATCGCAGTCGTTGGCACCGGAACCGGAATCGGAAAGACCGTCGTCACCGCGGGGATCACCCGCTGGTTTCGCGAGCGAGGCGTCGACACCCGAGCGATCAAACCTGCCCAGACGGGGCATCCGCCGGACGACGACGCTGCGTTCGTCGCCGACGCCTGTGGGGACTCGGAGGCGGCGACCTGTCCCCACTATCTCGAGCCCGCGCTGGCGCCGCGAGTCGCGGCCGAGATGGCCGACGAGGAACTCTCCTACGAGGAACTTCGGGTGGCCTGCGAGGACGCCGTCGCCGAGACGGCCGCCCCGATCGTCGAGGGGATCGGCGGGCTCCGCGTCCCGCTGGCCGGCGACCGCGAGGTGATCGATCTCGTCGCCGACCTCGAGGCGACGGCCGTCGTCGTCACCCGCTCAGGGCTGGGCACGCTGAACCACACCGCGCTCTCGATCGAGGCCCTAGAGCGTCGCGGCGTCGACATCGCGGGGATCGTCTGCAACGAGTACGCCGGTGCGACGGTCGCCGAGCGGACGAACCCCGACGAACTCGAGCGTATGACCGGCTACGGCGTCGAGACGGTGCCGCCGCTCGACGGCGAGTCGCCGGCGGCGCTGGCCACCGGCGTCGCCGACGCGCTCTCGGCTTCGTTCCTCGAGCGACTCTCGACTGCGGACGACTGAAGTCTGTTCGAGTCAGCCGACGCTCGACGTGGGCGGGGAGAACGGGAAGGACAGAACGGGAACCTCAGTCGGCCGACGGCGCCTGTCGGTCCTCTCCGACGACCGTTGGATCGCCGTCGACCCGGCTCCCGGCGCCGGCGGCGTGCAGGTCGACGAACTCGGAGACGATCTCCGACTTCCGGTGTTCGACCTCGAGGTGAACCCGGAGGCTCGTTCGATCGTCGTACGCGTCCGTACAGAGGGGACAGGTGTGTTGGCCAGTCATTCGGTCGGTCACCGAGAGTAACTGTCGTCGTTCTCCGAAGTAATAGTGCCGGTAGTACTACACGGTGGTATATCAGTGTCCGTAGACTCTCTCGAAGATCGACTGGTTCGCATCGTTGCGGTCGGCTAGAGGAAGTCGGATAGTCCCGACTGGTCGTCGTCGGCGTCGGGATCCTCGCCGCCGTCCGCGTCGGGTTCGTCGGTCGCCGACTCCGCCGCTCCGTTCGCGTCGTCCGCCGACCCGGCCGTCGCGAGAGTCTCTTGCCCATCGGCCTCGTCGCTCGAGTCCGCGGCATCGGGATCGTCCTCGCCGTCACCGTCGCCGGCGTCCTCGGGTTCGAAGAAGGCCGAGCCGGAGTGTTCGACGGTCTCCTCGGTTCGTCGCTCCTCGGCCTCCTCGACGATGGACTCGACCTTGTTGGTATCTTTCCCGCTGCCGGTGACGAACGAAACTTCCTTCTCGTCAAGTTCGTACACCGCGGCCATCCGGACCGTCAGATCCCGGTTTTTGCAGTGGTGGGTCATCGCCGAGAGGAACGGGAGTATCTCCCGCCGGGCGGTCCCGACGCTGGTGCCCTCGCGTTCGGCGATGCGTTCCGCGATGGCGTCGCGGGTGTTACGGGTCCCCTTGGTGCGGCCGAGTTTCGACCAGTAGCTCGGCGGCCCGTAGCGGGTCCAACCGCCCTTGGGCTCGCGGCGCGAGGCGGCGACTCCGGCGGTCATGTTGTCCGACGCGTAGCGCCAGTAGGAGTAGTCCTGGGTCGCCCGCACCCGGCCCAGCCACCGGTCGGCGTTCGCGAGGAACTCGTAGGCGTCGGCCAGCTCCGCGCCCGCGTAGTCCTTGGGGACGTTGTCCTCGATCCAGTTCAGCATCTCGTCGGGGTTCTCGTCGACGTCGTACGATGCGCGAAGGGCGCCCTCGGCGTCTTCCTCCTTGATGAGCGCGTCGAGGAAGTCGAAGATTCCCTCAGTGGTGTCGCGCTGGCCGGTGACGACGTCCTCGACGGTCAGCCGCTCGGCTTCCTCGGCGACCGCTTGCAGGTCGTTGACTGCCGACCGCAGGTCGCCACTGGTGTCCTCGGCGATCTTCTCCAAGGCCTCCTCCTCGAACTCGACGTCCTCGCGCCGGCAGATATCGCGCAACACGGGGACGATCGAGCGCTTCGAGACGTCGCGAAATTCGATGGTCTCGCAGCTGTTGCGCAGCGACTGGCTCATGTCGTAGAACTCGTTGGCCACGAGGACGATCGGCTGGTTGGCGTCCTTGACGACCCGCGTGACCTCGGCCGAACCGCCGTAGTCGGCGTTGCCGTGGAAGTTGTCCGCCTCGTCTAAGATCACCAGTCGCCGGCCGGCCTCGCCGCCCGTGAGCGTCCCGCTCTTCGAGGCCTCGCCCGCGACGCGCTCGATGACGTCGGCCCCCCGGCTGTCGCTGGCGTTGAGCTCCATCACCGGCCACCCCATGTCGCCGGCCAGCGCGTGGGCCGCGGAGGTCTTCCCCACGCCCGGGCTCCCGTGGACGATCACCGCATCCCGGTGGTCGTCCCAGCTCTCGGCCCAGTCCTCGAGTTTGTCGCGGGCCTTGTTGTTTCCGCGTACCTCCGACAGTGTCGTCGGACGGTACTTCTCGGTCCAGTCGGTCATTGTGACGTCGTTGGGCCGTTCGGCGTTTAGTGGTTGCGGAGCGTGCGTTCGAAAGCGCCGGGTCGACCGTCGAAGTCGACGGTCGTTCAGGGCCGCAGCGGACCGTACGGCCGCGGACTCACTGCGTCGGATTCCGCGTCGCAGGAAGCGTAAATGAGAACGTCGCCCCCTCGCCGGGTTCGGACTCGACCCAGATTTCGCCGCCGTGATTATTGACGATCTTCTGGCAGAGCGAGAGTCCGACTCCCGTCCCCGAGTACTCGTCGTCGTGGTGGAGCCGCTTGAAAACGTCGAATATCTTGTCCGCTTCGTCCGGCGCGATCCCGATCCCGTTATCGGTAACCGAGAATTCCCAGCTGTTAGCCCGCTGATCGGCCGAGATTTCGACGCACGGCGGATCACTCTCGTTATACTTGATAGCGTTCGAGACGAGATTACTGAACAGGTGCTCGAGTTGCTCGTGGTCGCCGCTCACCGTCGGCAGTGACTCGCTGCTGATCTCCGCGTCGTTCTCCTCGATCTGCATCCGGAGATCGTCGGTGACGTGGTCGAGGACCGCGTCACAGTCGACCGAATCGAACTCATCGTCGGCGTGTTCGACCCGCGAGAACGCGAGCAGATCGTCGACCATCTCCCGCATCCGGTCGGCTCCGTTGACTGCGAAATCGATGAAGTCCTTCGCGTCCCCGTCGAGGTCCTCCTTGTACCGGTTTTCCAGCAGCTGTAGATACGTCGAAACCATCCGGAGCGGTTCCTGCAGGTCGTGCGAGGCGGCGTACGCGAACTGCCGCAGCCGGTCGTTGGATCGTTCCAGTTGCTCGATCGTGTCCTTGAGGTCTGCCTCGTGCTGTTGGCGCTCGATTTCGTAGCTCACACATTGGCCGAGGATATCGAGAAACACCTGCTCCGCCTCGGTGAACTCCTCTCGAGTCCCCAGATCGGTGAAACAGACGGTGCCGTAGTTCTCGCCGCGGACGAACACCTGCGTCCCGGCGTAACACTTGAGATCGAATTCGTGGTAGAGCGCGTCGCCGTCCCACCCGGCCGCCTCGGCGTCGCCGACGCTAATCGAGTCCCCGGTGTTGACGACGCGACGGCAGTAGTTGTCCGTCAACGGCGGGGTGAGCGTCCCTTCGTCGAGTTCGGGATGCGTACCGTGCATATGCTCGATCTCGAACGCCCGCTCGCGTTTGCGAGTGAGCATCCCGATGGGGAGGTTCAGCCGCTTGCAGCCGACTGCTAGCAATTGATCGATCTTCTCGTCTGGATCGAGATCGGGATCGGCGGTGATTTCGTAGAGTTTCCGCTGGGAGTCGTTGTTTTCGCGGCGCTCGATCTCGTAGCTGACCCACTGTCCCATCAACTCGATAAACGAGCGTTCGGTCTCCGAAAACGGTCGCTCCCGCGGTTCGGTACTCCCGAACCAGAGCGTGCCGTACGGCGCGGCTCCGGTCGACACTTTCGTCCCGAGGTAGCTCGTCAGGCCGAACTCCTGGTAGATCGCGTCCTCGGCCCAATGAGTGCCGCGCACGTCGAGCATCTCGACCGGACTATCCTCGGTCACGGTCTGACGGCAGTAACAGCCGTTGTCCGGGTCGGTCCACAGCTCCTCGTCGGCATCTAAGCCGAGTCCGATACCCTTCTCGAGTCGGAATTTGCCGTCCCACGACGGCAAGTGATTCAGGCCGGCGATCTCGAGGTCGAACCGGTCGCATCCGAGTTCGAGTAACTGCTCGAGTTTCTCCTCGAAGCCGAGGGCGGGATCGGACGTGATCTCGTAACACTCGTGGAGGAACCGTTCGCGCTGCTGGCGTTCGAGTTCGTACTTGACCCACTGCCCCAGCAACCGCTGGAACGTGCGCTCGTTAGCCGAGAAGTCCTCGTCGCGGGGCTTCTCGGACACGAAGAAGAACGTTCGGTTGTCGTCGCCCTCGACCTCGATATAGGTGCCGAGATACGTTTTGATGCCGAACTCGTTGTGAACGTGGATATCGTCGTACCCGGCCGCAACGGGGTCGGCCACGCTCCCGATCCCGCCGGTGTCGGTCGCCGCGGTGCAGTACGTTTCCGACAGCGGGAGTTCGAGACCCGCCTCGAAGTACTCGTGATCGTCGCTCACAAATTCGACCTCGAACTGATCGGCGTCGGGATCGACCGTGGCCATCGCTCCAAGTTCGAGGCCGAACTGCCCGCATCCGAGATCGAACAGCGCCTGCAATTTCTCCTCGAACGAGCGCGTGGGATCGGACGAGACCTCGTACAGATTCTGCAGGAATCGTTCGCGGCGGTGGAGTTGGGCCTTCGCCGTGGTCCGGTCCCGGAGCGTCCGGAGCATGCGCTCGTTTTCGCGGGCCGGTGCGTCGGCACCGAAGAACTCCTCCGGCGGCGTGTAGTAGACGTTGTGGCACGCGGCGCCGTCGTAGATGAGATGCGGGTGCGTCTGGACGACGTTCCGGATGACCTCCGGTGCGAACAAGTCACGGTTGTACTGACAGACCGCAAGCGAATCCGTCTGGTCGAAGAGATCGTTGATTTTCTGCTCGTACTCGATGAACTGCTTGACCGGCGTCTCGTCGTCGTCGAGCCACGTCATCTCGGCGACGATCCGGAGCGCCTCGTAGTCCTTCGTAGCCTCGGTGACCATCTCACCGTAGAAGTCGATCATCTCGTCGGGCTCGAACGATCCGTCTCGGAGATAGGTCTCCTGTGCGGTGTGGAACGTCAGTGCGCCCGCGGCGAGCGCGGGATCGACATCGAGTCCGGCGTCGCGCATCGCGTCCCGCACCTCGGCTTCGGTACTCTCGTCGATGACATACATGACGCGCTCGCCGCGCTCGAGCCCGTGCCGAATAAACGGGATGGCGGCCCCGAACTTCTCCGCAGGAGTCTCGTAGATGTGTGCAAAGTGATCGTTGCAGGTGTGCTCGTCGAGCGGTTCGACTGGACCACGGAACTCGGAACTGGACTGAAACGCCTCGAGACCGTTCTCGAGGCCCAGTACCTCCGGCTGGTCATAGCGTCCGGCGGCTTGATTCATTAGACCGGGATATTCGATTCAGACGGTTAAAGATCGGCATTATCGAGATAGTGATAACCACCCACGAGGACTGTGGCTGAGGGATTTAACGCTGCCGACTAAAGCCCTCTACGAGTGAATATTCAGCATCTCAAGCGCGCATAAGTCTATTCGTATCGCGTAGGTAATCCCGACGCCAAGCAGTATGGCCCTCGAGAGCGAACCGCTCGGTATGGGAGAGCACTCGAGTCACGGCGACGGATCGACCGACGCGAATCGGGGGCACGCACCCGGGGGACACGCCGCGCCGGGCGGACTGTCGCTCGCGGCGAACGGGCTCCGCCTCGAGCCGTCGGAGACGCGATTCGAACCCAAGACGCCCGTCCACTGGACGTTCCAGATCGTCGACGAGGACGGAGCGGTCGTGACCGACTTCGAGGAGGCGCACGGCCGGCCGAGTCACCTCGTCGTCGTGCGGCGGGATCTGACCCGATTCCAGCACCGCCACCCGGAACTGCAGTCGGACGGGACGTGGCTCGTCGAGGATCTCGCGGTGCCGGATCCGGGCGTCTACCGCGCGTTCGTGGACGTCGTCGTCGACGGGAACCCGACCACGTTGGGTTTCGATCTGCTCGCACCCGGGACGGTGACCCACGACGAGCGCCCGGACGCCTCGCGTCGCGCGACCGCGGGGAACTACGGGATTGAACTGCTCACCGACGACATCGTCGCCGACGAACGCGGCCGCTTGTCGTTCGCGGTTCGGCGCGACAGCGATCCGGAGCCGGAACTCGAGTCGTACCTCGGTGCGCTCGGGCATCTCGTCGCGCTCCGCGAGGGCGACCTCGCGTACCTGCACGTCCATCCCGAAGCGACGGCCCCCGACAGCGGCCGCGTCGAATTCGGGGCCCGATTTCCAACTCCGGGTCGGTATCGGCTGTTCTTACAGACCAGGCCGGAGGGGACCCTGATCACGGCGCAGTTCGACGTTCGCGTCGATCCGTAGCGCCAATTCGGCGCGCCGAACGGGCGGTCGCCGTCGCGGCGATAGCGGCGGATACGCGACGTGGGTTCCGGCGGACGACCACACCCCGGTTTGATGCAACTGGCTCGAGTCGGTTCCGTAATGACGGATCCCGTCGCCCTCGTCGCGCGATCGCTGGCCGACGAGACGCGCCGCGAGTTCGACCGGCGCGTCGACGAGCAGGCCGCGCGGGTCACCGACGCCCTCCGAGCCGGCCGATTTGACAGTCCCGGCTTCGGACTGGGGCTCGAGCTCGAGGCCTACGCCGTCGACGAGGCGGGACGTCTCGCTCGCGTCCCGGACGCCGTCTTCGAGGGCCGCTGCGAGCGAGAACTCGGGCGACACAACGTCGAGTTCAACACCGAACCGACGCCGTTCGACGGGGCGGGAATCGCCGCGCAGGCGGCCCAACTCGAGCGTCGCGTCCGGAAGGCGCAATCGGACGCCGAAGCGGACGGCCTCGAGATCGTACTGGACGCGATGTGGACGCGGCCGCCGTCGGAGGGTACCCGCGAGTACCTCGCGGCCACCGCGGAGCGGGAGGGCGTGACGCTCGCAGAGAACATGACGGAATCGGCGCGATACTACGCGATCGACAACGATGTGCTGGCGCGAACGGGGGGCGAAATCGCGCTCTCGGTGCCGGGCGTCGAGGAGACGTTCCCGTCGCTCCTGTTCGAGTCGCTGACGAGTTCCGTCCAGCCCCACGTCCAGATCCCCGACGTCGAGGCGTTTCCACGGTACTACAACACCGCGCTCGGGACCCTCGGTCCGGTGCTGGCGCTCGCGACGAACTCGCCGCTGTTGCCGCCCGATCTATACGATTTTGAGAAACGGGACGAGTCCGCGGGTCCCACTGATCCGTACGCGCTCCTCGAGGCGACCCACCACGAACTCCGGATCCCGGTGTTCGAACAGTCCGTCAATCGGGCCTGGGAAAAGGTTCGCGTTCCCCGGCGGATCGAGCGCACGACAGACGCCATCGACAGGCTCGTCGCCGACCAGACCTGTGCACCGTTCCTCCGCGAGTGGCTCGCCGCCGGCGACCGAGAGGAGTTCGCCGATCGGTTCTGGGAACTCGACCACAAGCGCGGGACCTACTGGCGGTGGCTCCGCACCGTCGTCGGCGGCCAGCCGGTCGCGGAGGGGGATCGCTGGTCGGTCCGACTCGAGTACCGACCGCTGCCGACCCAGCCGACGGTCGCCGAAACCGTCGGCCTCCAGTGTCTCGTCGCCGGCCTCCTCCGCGGGCTCGTCGGGGCCGCCCATCCGATCGCGACCCTCGAGCGCGAGGCCGCCGCGGCGAGTTTCTACGACGCGGTCGCGAACGGCCTCGAGGCCGATCTCGCGTGGATCACCGCCGACGGCGATCGCACATCCGATCGGGACGTGATATACGACGAACTCTTCGCGTTCGCCCGCCGCGGCCTCCGGGAGCAAGGCGTGTCCGACGAGACGATCGAGACGTATCTCAGTCCCCTCGAAGCGCGCTGGACCGAGCGAACGACACCTAGCCGCTGGAAGCTCGAGCGAGTGTGCGACCGTCTGGATGCCGGCGAGCGATTCGTCGACGCGGTCACCGGGATGCAGTCCGAATACGTCCGTCGAGCGGGAGCCAACGAACCAATCACGCGGTGGTCGTGACGGCACCCGCCTCCGCCAGTCCGAGACGGAGTATCGGCTCGGCATCGTCCCCAATTTCGATCGAGTTCCGCGGGCGGAGCGGCTAACTCGAGGTCGAACGGCGGCTATGCACGCCGTGATCGTCACCGTCGGCGACGAGTTGCTGGCCGGAGCGACGACGAACACGAACGCCTCGTGGCTGGCCGAGCAGATCACCGAGCGCGGGAGTTCGTCGTCCACGGCGAGATCCGGGCGCGGCTGGCCGAGAAGGTGGCCGCGTTCCGCGAGGCGAACCTCGAGATGGTCGCAGAGTACGATCTCCAGCTCGACATCGCGCCGCGGCCTCGATCCCCGAGGGTGCGACGCCGATCGTCGTCGACGAGGGGTGGGCCCCAGGCTGCATCGTCGAGAACGTCTCCGTCTTCGCCGGCATCCCCGACGAGATAACGGCGATGTTCGAGGCGGTCGCCGACGAGTTTCAGAGGGGACTCCACCGCGGAGACGCTGTACACACCGGCACCCGAGGGATCGCTCCACGAGGTGCTCGAGGGCGTCACCGAGCGGTTCGACGTTTCGATAGGGAACTATCTTTTTTTAGACAGTACGGAAAATAGTCCGATATGCGACTGACGGGCCCGGCTGGACTCGCAACCCGTGCGGTCCTCGCGGCAGCCATTAGTGGGATGGTACTCGCTTGCAGCTTCGCTATTGTGGCCGTAATGGCAGTCACTGGTGGAATGATCCTCTCCGCGTATGGATCAGATCTCCTGGGGTTCGTTCAAATCACTCCTCCTCAGATGTTCTGGCCGATCGTCTGGTTACTCTGTGCGCTCGGCGCAACAGGCTTGTTCGTTCGAGCGATCGTACGCATTATTCGAACCGAACGTGCCGCCTTCCTCGAGCGAACGACGCCGCTCTCAGAGACCACGATGGCCGAGACGTCGTATATCGACTCTTCAGCCGAGCGGCTCGCGAGGCAGGTAGGGATTGCGACACCGACGGTCCGGATCGACTCGACGGCCACTCCGCTTGCATATACGACGTATCGGCCAGATACGTCCATTATCAACGCTGACCGCGACGAGACGCCGGTTATCGTACTCTCGACGGGGCTTATCGAGACGCTGTCACAGTCCGAGCTGTCGGCAGTGCTCGCACACGAGATCGGTCATATCGCCAACGACGATCTTCGACTGATCTCGGTCCTACTAATGCCGCTCATCGCCGCTGAGACGCTCACGGAAGACGAGGGTCGCACGTCGAACGTCTTCGAGCTCTGTGGCCATCACCTCTCGTTTATCGCCTTGATTGGTGTCAGCATCTTTTCGCGTGGTCGAGAGTTGGCCGCCGACCGCGCCGCCGCTGTGATGACCGGTGAGCCCGCTGCACTCGCCAGCGCACTCGAGACACTCGACGAGTCGGCGACTCCGAAACCGACTGCGGATCTCCGAGACCACGCTCGATCGACGAACGCGATCAACGTGCTTCCGACTCTTGGACCCGCGAACAGTGGGACGGGACCCCGATCGACGCATCCATCCCTCGAGACACGTCTCGAACAGCTTCGCTCGCTCGCACGCAGTTGATGAAGTCGAGCACGCGAGTCGGTCTCTCGACGGTCGCTGCTCGATCCCGCCGAGCGATAGCGGTGGCACGAGCGACACGGACCACACCGAAACCGAATTCTCGAGATTGGGGCCGCCGATTCCGGCGTCATCGCGGCACCGTCTCGACCGAAGTCCGTCTCACGCCGACCGTCGATCCTCGACGATTCGCGCGACGACTGCCGTATAGCCGGCGAGAGCCAGCACGAACCGCTCGCCGGTCGCCACGATGGGGAAGATCCGTTCGATCCCTGTCGCCGATTCGCCGCGAGTTGGATCGAATCCCGTTCTGTAGTGGGTGTTCTCGGTCGTCCCGCGCCGTCGACTCGACGACGCTGCAGAATATCCTCGTTCTCACAGGGACGGTTCCACCCTCCGATCTACTCGGAGACCCGATCGAGATCATTCTTCCTCTGAACGTGGTGTTCCTCACAGTCCTTCTTGGGACGTTCTATCTGATCCCTGCGGCGCTCGCGAATTACGCCGTTCACCGAACGCTTCGGTCCGGATTTTCACTGCGGGAAATTTCGACTGTCACTCGCCAGTACCGGTACCTAAAAAGCTGGTCGCTGGCGCTTGGATTGTGGACAATCGGTGGATTACTGTTCGTCGCGTGGAACGTCTGGCGGGCGGAGATTCCAGAGTTCGACTGGACGACCCAGACAAGAGGATTCATCCTCGTCGTCTACGTTCCCACACAAACCGGTGCAATTAGCACGACTGCCCTATTCGCGGCGGGCATCGTGTCGTTCTATCTGCTCGTCTACAGCTATCGAACCATCGGGACAACGTTGCACGAACTCCGGTCGAACGACGACACTGTCTACCAACAGAAGGCGGTAGATGGTACGGAAGTGAAAGACGATTGAGCGAGTACCGAACGCCGAACTACTCATCATGTCGCCTCCCTGATGGTGGAACCTCGAGTTGCCAGTCGGTCGTCGCCGTGCCGTTGTACACGAAGCGTCCGACCGTCACCGTCGAGTGAGGGCGACCCGTGCGAGCGGAGGCGCTAACTGTCGG comes from Haloterrigena salifodinae and encodes:
- a CDS encoding aminotransferase class I/II-fold pyridoxal phosphate-dependent enzyme gives rise to the protein MEDRGFDLEDRLRSLEDTDLKRSLSPVDRVAERGYFAPPSGGELPVLDSTEALVFASNNYLGLTDDQRVENAARQAAATVGTGAGASRLVTGDTMVHRDLERQLAETKDAERALVFSSGYAANVGTIAALAPDVIFSDELNHASIIDGCRLADAETVVYDHCDAADLRSKLEDRADRAGSSEESWLVVTDSVFSMDGTVAPLEAICDAAEAHGAWVMVDEAHATGLYVDGGGVVQAEGIADRVHIQLGTLSKALASQGGYVAGSEDLIECLVNDARSFVFSTGLAPPAAAAASEALHVARHSDVRERLWENVSHLRDGLESMGLEVLGDSQILPVIVGDRTDALALAEGVRERNVVAPAIRPPTVPEGTSRIRVVPMATHDRDDIVACLEAFRATGDELGLL
- the bioD gene encoding dethiobiotin synthase; the protein is MTDPIAVVGTGTGIGKTVVTAGITRWFRERGVDTRAIKPAQTGHPPDDDAAFVADACGDSEAATCPHYLEPALAPRVAAEMADEELSYEELRVACEDAVAETAAPIVEGIGGLRVPLAGDREVIDLVADLEATAVVVTRSGLGTLNHTALSIEALERRGVDIAGIVCNEYAGATVAERTNPDELERMTGYGVETVPPLDGESPAALATGVADALSASFLERLSTADD
- a CDS encoding replication factor C large subunit codes for the protein MTDWTEKYRPTTLSEVRGNNKARDKLEDWAESWDDHRDAVIVHGSPGVGKTSAAHALAGDMGWPVMELNASDSRGADVIERVAGEASKSGTLTGGEAGRRLVILDEADNFHGNADYGGSAEVTRVVKDANQPIVLVANEFYDMSQSLRNSCETIEFRDVSKRSIVPVLRDICRREDVEFEEEALEKIAEDTSGDLRSAVNDLQAVAEEAERLTVEDVVTGQRDTTEGIFDFLDALIKEEDAEGALRASYDVDENPDEMLNWIEDNVPKDYAGAELADAYEFLANADRWLGRVRATQDYSYWRYASDNMTAGVAASRREPKGGWTRYGPPSYWSKLGRTKGTRNTRDAIAERIAEREGTSVGTARREILPFLSAMTHHCKNRDLTVRMAAVYELDEKEVSFVTGSGKDTNKVESIVEEAEERRTEETVEHSGSAFFEPEDAGDGDGEDDPDAADSSDEADGQETLATAGSADDANGAAESATDEPDADGGEDPDADDDQSGLSDFL
- a CDS encoding MEDS domain-containing protein, whose amino-acid sequence is MNQAAGRYDQPEVLGLENGLEAFQSSSEFRGPVEPLDEHTCNDHFAHIYETPAEKFGAAIPFIRHGLERGERVMYVIDESTEAEVRDAMRDAGLDVDPALAAGALTFHTAQETYLRDGSFEPDEMIDFYGEMVTEATKDYEALRIVAEMTWLDDDETPVKQFIEYEQKINDLFDQTDSLAVCQYNRDLFAPEVIRNVVQTHPHLIYDGAACHNVYYTPPEEFFGADAPARENERMLRTLRDRTTAKAQLHRRERFLQNLYEVSSDPTRSFEEKLQALFDLGCGQFGLELGAMATVDPDADQFEVEFVSDDHEYFEAGLELPLSETYCTAATDTGGIGSVADPVAAGYDDIHVHNEFGIKTYLGTYIEVEGDDNRTFFFVSEKPRDEDFSANERTFQRLLGQWVKYELERQQRERFLHECYEITSDPALGFEEKLEQLLELGCDRFDLEIAGLNHLPSWDGKFRLEKGIGLGLDADEELWTDPDNGCYCRQTVTEDSPVEMLDVRGTHWAEDAIYQEFGLTSYLGTKVSTGAAPYGTLWFGSTEPRERPFSETERSFIELMGQWVSYEIERRENNDSQRKLYEITADPDLDPDEKIDQLLAVGCKRLNLPIGMLTRKRERAFEIEHMHGTHPELDEGTLTPPLTDNYCRRVVNTGDSISVGDAEAAGWDGDALYHEFDLKCYAGTQVFVRGENYGTVCFTDLGTREEFTEAEQVFLDILGQCVSYEIERQQHEADLKDTIEQLERSNDRLRQFAYAASHDLQEPLRMVSTYLQLLENRYKEDLDGDAKDFIDFAVNGADRMREMVDDLLAFSRVEHADDEFDSVDCDAVLDHVTDDLRMQIEENDAEISSESLPTVSGDHEQLEHLFSNLVSNAIKYNESDPPCVEISADQRANSWEFSVTDNGIGIAPDEADKIFDVFKRLHHDDEYSGTGVGLSLCQKIVNNHGGEIWVESEPGEGATFSFTLPATRNPTQ
- a CDS encoding M48 family metallopeptidase, whose protein sequence is MAETSYIDSSAERLARQVGIATPTVRIDSTATPLAYTTYRPDTSIINADRDETPVIVLSTGLIETLSQSELSAVLAHEIGHIANDDLRLISVLLMPLIAAETLTEDEGRTSNVFELCGHHLSFIALIGVSIFSRGRELAADRAAAVMTGEPAALASALETLDESATPKPTADLRDHARSTNAINVLPTLGPANSGTGPRSTHPSLETRLEQLRSLARS
- a CDS encoding DUF4013 domain-containing protein, producing MDRIPFCSGCSRSSRAVDSTTLQNILVLTGTVPPSDLLGDPIEIILPLNVVFLTVLLGTFYLIPAALANYAVHRTLRSGFSLREISTVTRQYRYLKSWSLALGLWTIGGLLFVAWNVWRAEIPEFDWTTQTRGFILVVYVPTQTGAISTTALFAAGIVSFYLLVYSYRTIGTTLHELRSNDDTVYQQKAVDGTEVKDD